In Pseudomonas sp. MM213, a genomic segment contains:
- a CDS encoding FUSC family protein has product MPITLQALFAPDRRALQFAIKTLLGGGLALWLALRWGLEQPAWALMTAFIVAQPLSGMVVQKGLARLLGTLIGTFMSVVFMGLFAQTPWLFLLALALWLGLCTASSTLLRSAWSYSFVLAGYTVAIIALPAISHPLTVFDQAVARCTEICLGILCATAASALLWPMRVERQLADQARTAWQSGMNAARATLAGDGQARKGLLEILGRIVAVDAQREHAWFEGGLGRQRARAISGLSQKLLMLLRIARSVRRQWKQLEPQEAEQLMPWMSEVQQALASPDTAMLQTLRSRLLDASHDPQISSAQSYCLVRFTLLMDTAMAASAALTAVEEGKEAVDPPRTLTPHRDLSLALVFGARSALAFLVVSCFWLATAWPAASGALVLTCVVCSLFASRENGAQIGMSFMRGIFLAIPAAFFVGQILLPQWSGFALLCMGMGVPLFFGALGMARPQIGATATSFCLHFIVLVSPLNAMKFDVAMFFNSAQAMVVGVGAAVLAFHLLILRNPTWHGRRLLAATLDDLVRLTRRNLRGAESWFGGRMADRLLQLARHYPELPEPARSRWDDGLLGLDIGDELLHLRLSLAAAQAPVNAAQRRYLEQLENILEQGPAGHCADALEQPSEEFLKTLYALPPSDPVKLAQGAVLQLQNSWRAWCHQQEQSHGLA; this is encoded by the coding sequence GTGCCTATCACTTTGCAGGCTTTATTCGCGCCTGACCGCCGCGCCTTGCAGTTCGCGATCAAGACGTTACTCGGTGGCGGCCTGGCATTGTGGCTGGCGTTGCGCTGGGGCCTGGAGCAACCGGCCTGGGCGTTGATGACAGCGTTCATCGTCGCTCAACCGTTGTCCGGGATGGTGGTGCAAAAGGGTTTGGCGCGGCTGCTGGGGACGCTGATCGGGACGTTCATGTCGGTGGTGTTCATGGGCCTGTTCGCCCAGACGCCGTGGCTGTTTTTGCTGGCATTGGCGTTGTGGCTCGGGTTGTGTACGGCGAGCTCGACGCTGCTGCGCAGTGCCTGGTCCTATTCGTTTGTGCTGGCCGGTTACACGGTGGCGATCATCGCATTACCCGCCATCAGCCACCCGCTGACGGTGTTCGACCAAGCCGTGGCGCGCTGCACGGAAATCTGTCTGGGCATTCTCTGCGCCACCGCCGCCAGCGCGCTGCTATGGCCGATGCGCGTCGAACGGCAACTGGCGGATCAGGCGCGAACGGCGTGGCAGAGTGGGATGAACGCCGCACGCGCAACCCTGGCCGGCGACGGTCAGGCGCGCAAGGGGCTGCTGGAAATCCTCGGTCGCATCGTCGCGGTGGATGCTCAGCGCGAACATGCCTGGTTCGAAGGCGGGCTGGGTCGGCAGCGTGCGCGGGCCATCAGCGGATTGAGCCAGAAACTGTTGATGTTGCTGCGCATCGCACGCTCGGTGCGCCGGCAGTGGAAGCAGCTTGAACCGCAGGAAGCCGAGCAATTGATGCCGTGGATGAGCGAGGTTCAGCAAGCGCTCGCGAGCCCGGACACCGCAATGTTGCAAACCTTGCGCTCGCGCTTGCTCGACGCCAGCCATGACCCGCAGATCAGCTCTGCGCAGAGTTACTGTCTGGTCCGTTTCACCTTGCTGATGGATACCGCGATGGCGGCGAGCGCGGCATTGACGGCGGTGGAGGAGGGCAAGGAAGCGGTCGACCCGCCGCGCACCCTGACACCGCATCGCGACCTGTCGTTGGCGCTGGTGTTCGGCGCGCGCAGTGCCTTGGCGTTTCTGGTGGTGTCGTGTTTCTGGCTGGCCACTGCATGGCCCGCCGCTTCGGGCGCATTGGTGCTGACGTGTGTGGTGTGCAGCCTGTTCGCCAGTCGCGAAAACGGCGCGCAAATCGGCATGAGTTTCATGCGCGGGATTTTTCTGGCGATCCCGGCGGCGTTTTTTGTCGGGCAGATTCTGCTGCCGCAATGGAGTGGTTTTGCGCTGCTCTGCATGGGCATGGGCGTACCGTTGTTTTTCGGTGCGCTGGGCATGGCCAGGCCGCAGATCGGCGCCACGGCCACGTCGTTCTGTCTGCATTTCATCGTGCTGGTGTCACCGCTCAACGCGATGAAGTTTGATGTCGCGATGTTCTTCAACAGCGCTCAAGCCATGGTGGTGGGCGTCGGTGCGGCGGTGCTGGCCTTCCACTTGCTGATCCTGCGCAACCCGACGTGGCACGGTCGGCGTTTGCTGGCGGCGACCCTCGACGACCTGGTGCGCCTGACCCGGCGCAACCTGCGCGGTGCCGAAAGCTGGTTCGGCGGACGCATGGCCGACCGCTTGCTGCAACTGGCGCGGCACTACCCGGAGCTGCCGGAACCGGCGCGCAGCCGCTGGGACGACGGCTTGCTCGGTCTCGACATTGGCGACGAGCTGCTGCATTTGCGCTTGAGCCTGGCGGCGGCGCAGGCACCGGTCAATGCCGCGCAGCGGCGTTATCTCGAACAACTGGAAAACATCCTCGAACAAGGCCCAGCCGGCCACTGCGCGGATGCGCTGGAACAACCCAGCGAAGAATTCCTGAAAACCTTGTACGCGTTGCCACCCAGCGACCCGGTGAAACTGGCCCAGGGCGCGGTGCTGCAATTGCAGAACAGCTGGCGCGCCTGGTGCCATCAACAGGAGCAAAGCCATGGGCTTGCGTGA
- a CDS encoding ferritin-like domain-containing protein yields MTDINKEAISVLNDLIETSKDGQEGFKTCAEDIKHPELKTLFITRSTDCATAASELQAAVRSMGGDPETSTSVSGDLHRRWVDVKAVFTGKDEEAVLNEAERGEDHALKAYREAIEKINKHNLVGIRDLVERQYHGVQRNHDQVKALRNQARARS; encoded by the coding sequence ATGACCGACATTAATAAAGAAGCGATCTCTGTACTCAACGACCTGATTGAAACCAGCAAAGACGGTCAGGAAGGGTTCAAGACTTGCGCTGAAGACATCAAGCATCCAGAACTGAAAACACTGTTCATCACTCGCTCGACCGACTGCGCCACTGCGGCTTCCGAACTGCAGGCTGCGGTGCGTTCGATGGGCGGCGATCCGGAAACTTCCACCAGCGTCAGTGGTGACCTGCACCGCCGCTGGGTCGACGTGAAAGCGGTGTTCACTGGCAAGGATGAAGAAGCCGTGCTGAATGAAGCCGAACGCGGTGAAGACCATGCACTGAAGGCTTACCGAGAAGCCATCGAGAAAATCAACAAGCACAACCTGGTGGGCATTCGTGACCTGGTTGAACGTCAGTATCACGGCGTGCAACGCAATCACGATCAGGTGAAAGCCCTGCGCAACCAGGCTCGCGCACGCTCGTAA
- a CDS encoding DUF3820 family protein, whose translation MNPEKLELLITREMPFGKYKGRIIADLPGPYLNWFAREGFPHGELGGLLALMQEIDHNGLSELLEPLRAKHGKPAPRH comes from the coding sequence ATGAACCCTGAAAAACTCGAACTGCTGATTACCCGCGAAATGCCCTTCGGCAAATACAAGGGCCGCATCATTGCCGACCTGCCCGGCCCCTACCTGAACTGGTTTGCCCGGGAAGGCTTCCCCCATGGCGAACTGGGCGGACTGCTGGCCCTGATGCAGGAAATCGATCACAACGGCTTGTCGGAACTGCTTGAACCGCTGCGCGCCAAACACGGCAAACCCGCCCCTCGCCACTGA
- a CDS encoding aminotransferase class V-fold PLP-dependent enzyme, with protein MPDNTRRARNEMFWQTFADRYAVEPGPINLENGYFGRMSRTVVEEYQRNIELINRGNSVHVRQRFEQGENLAIVKRLADLMGVTTESVAFTRNASDGLQSLIRNYNRLQPGDQVLICDLEYDTVKGAMRWLARHRGVEVIEIEHAHPASFDSLLATYRDAFVRYPKLKLMALTHVTHRTGLVMPVQAIAAAAREHGIDVILDGAHALGQIEFSLDDLGIAFAGFNLHKWIGAPLTLGFIYIAPERLADIDPDMGEMHFPITDIRARTPYSTPNIPALLTLPLVFEEHRAMGGSAAKGARLNYLRNRWVNAVRDLPGIDVMTPDDPRLYCGITSMRFTRHADQQAMAGRLLKDFNLFTVVRSGAASGPCIRITPGLTTTAADMDALSEALNELR; from the coding sequence ATGCCCGATAACACCCGCCGTGCCCGTAATGAAATGTTCTGGCAAACCTTTGCCGACCGCTATGCCGTCGAACCCGGCCCGATCAACCTCGAGAACGGTTACTTCGGCCGCATGTCGCGCACGGTGGTCGAGGAATACCAGCGCAACATCGAACTCATCAATCGCGGCAACTCGGTGCATGTGCGCCAGCGTTTCGAACAGGGCGAAAACCTCGCGATCGTGAAACGTCTCGCCGACCTGATGGGCGTAACAACCGAATCCGTCGCCTTCACCCGCAACGCCTCGGACGGTTTGCAATCGCTGATCCGCAATTACAATCGCCTGCAACCCGGTGATCAGGTGCTGATCTGCGACCTGGAATACGACACGGTCAAAGGCGCCATGCGTTGGCTGGCCCGGCATCGCGGCGTAGAAGTGATCGAGATCGAACACGCTCACCCCGCCAGTTTCGACAGCTTGCTGGCGACTTACCGCGACGCCTTCGTGCGTTACCCAAAGCTCAAATTGATGGCCCTGACCCACGTCACTCACCGCACCGGCCTGGTGATGCCGGTGCAGGCGATTGCGGCCGCCGCCAGGGAGCACGGGATCGACGTGATCCTCGACGGGGCCCATGCGCTCGGCCAGATCGAGTTCAGCCTCGATGACCTCGGCATCGCGTTCGCCGGTTTCAACCTGCACAAATGGATCGGTGCGCCGCTGACCCTGGGCTTCATCTACATCGCCCCGGAGCGCCTTGCCGACATCGACCCGGACATGGGCGAGATGCATTTCCCGATCACCGACATTCGCGCCCGTACGCCGTACAGCACACCCAACATCCCGGCGTTGCTGACCCTGCCGCTGGTGTTCGAAGAACATCGGGCGATGGGCGGTTCCGCCGCCAAGGGCGCCCGGCTCAATTACCTGCGCAACCGCTGGGTCAACGCCGTACGTGACTTGCCGGGCATCGACGTCATGACCCCGGACGATCCGCGACTGTATTGCGGCATCACGTCGATGCGCTTTACCCGGCATGCCGACCAACAAGCAATGGCCGGGCGGCTGCTCAAGGACTTCAACCTGTTTACCGTGGTGCGCAGCGGTGCAGCGAGTGGCCCGTGCATCCGCATCACGCCGGGGCTGACCACCACTGCAGCAGACATGGATGCGCTGAGCGAGGCACTGAACGAGCTGCGCTGA
- a CDS encoding intradiol ring-cleavage dioxygenase — protein sequence MDDNTSVTSAQPAYLLSPEQIAGPYFRNPKLIRRNISEGLDGIPLVLRLTIIDAMTREPVNGAIVDIWHCNARGAYSGWSKVNPDKEVDVGDIGAIPRTDDDTYLRGGQFTDQKGIVRFTTIYPGFYAGRALHIHVAIRVTAGNNYLEERHVAWVGQLYFPEVASRSVLNAREYSGRTVTALTNDEDYFYASMGGEASTLNVHTLGRDSKEDGFFGQMTIGIDTFAISSQLKPEDFDKYTV from the coding sequence ATGGACGACAACACCTCAGTGACATCCGCACAACCGGCTTACCTGTTGTCACCCGAACAGATCGCCGGTCCGTATTTTCGCAACCCGAAACTGATCAGGCGAAACATCAGCGAAGGCCTGGACGGTATTCCGCTGGTGCTACGGTTGACGATCATCGATGCAATGACCCGTGAGCCCGTCAACGGGGCCATCGTCGATATCTGGCATTGCAATGCCCGCGGTGCCTATTCGGGGTGGAGCAAGGTCAACCCGGACAAGGAAGTCGATGTCGGCGATATCGGCGCGATCCCGCGTACCGACGACGACACGTATCTGCGCGGCGGGCAATTCACCGACCAGAAGGGCATCGTGCGTTTCACCACGATCTATCCGGGGTTCTATGCCGGTCGCGCGCTGCACATACACGTCGCGATTCGCGTGACCGCCGGCAACAACTATCTCGAAGAGCGCCACGTCGCCTGGGTTGGCCAGCTGTACTTCCCCGAAGTGGCCTCGCGCTCGGTGCTCAATGCCAGGGAATACAGCGGCCGAACCGTCACCGCGCTGACCAACGACGAAGACTATTTCTACGCCAGCATGGGTGGCGAAGCCTCGACCCTGAACGTTCACACCCTCGGTCGAGATTCGAAAGAAGACGGTTTTTTCGGGCAGATGACCATTGGCATCGACACGTTCGCGATTTCATCACAGCTCAAGCCGGAGGACTTCGACAAGTACACCGTGTGA
- a CDS encoding bifunctional 4-hydroxy-2-oxoglutarate aldolase/2-dehydro-3-deoxy-phosphogluconate aldolase, whose protein sequence is MTTPSPTVSMADKVALIDSLCAKARILPVITIAREQDVLPLADALAAGGLTALEVTLRSQFGLKAIQILREQRPELVTGAGTVLDRQMLAAAEAAGSQFIVTPGITRDLLEASVASPIPLLPGISNASGIMEGYGLGYRRFKLFPAEVSGGVAAIKALGGPFGEVKFCPTGGVGPANIKSYMALKNVMCVGGSWMLDPEWIKNGDWARIQECTAEALALLD, encoded by the coding sequence ATGACAACCCCATCCCCGACCGTTTCCATGGCGGACAAAGTTGCCCTGATCGACAGCCTCTGCGCCAAGGCGCGGATTCTGCCGGTGATCACCATCGCTCGCGAACAGGACGTGCTGCCATTGGCCGACGCCCTGGCTGCCGGTGGTCTTACAGCCCTGGAAGTGACCCTGCGTTCGCAGTTCGGCCTCAAGGCCATCCAGATCCTGCGCGAGCAGCGTCCGGAACTGGTGACCGGTGCCGGCACCGTGCTCGATCGCCAGATGCTGGCCGCTGCCGAAGCCGCCGGTTCGCAATTCATCGTGACGCCGGGCATCACCCGTGACCTGCTCGAAGCCAGTGTCGCCAGCCCGATTCCACTGCTGCCAGGCATCAGCAACGCCTCGGGCATCATGGAAGGCTACGGTCTGGGCTATCGCCGCTTCAAGCTGTTCCCGGCGGAAGTCAGCGGCGGCGTTGCGGCAATCAAAGCCTTGGGCGGCCCGTTTGGCGAAGTGAAATTCTGCCCGACTGGCGGCGTCGGCCCGGCCAATATCAAGAGCTACATGGCGTTGAAAAACGTGATGTGCGTGGGCGGTAGCTGGATGCTTGATCCGGAGTGGATCAAGAACGGCGACTGGGCCCGCATTCAGGAATGCACCGCCGAGGCCTTGGCGCTGCTGGACTGA
- the pgl gene encoding 6-phosphogluconolactonase gives MAISNLQLPQGVSAHAFKSPVLLAEGLALQVARQLSEAIDARGTATLVVSGGRSPVAFFQHLAKQTLDWSNVVVSLADERWVPVEHADSNAGLLKRYLLQGPAAKAQFLSLYSATANLEQAAEQADRLLAELPTIDVLVLGMGDDGHTASLFPNSPNLADALKTDGKRRCYPMLAPTVPHQRLTMSRALLASAKHKILSISGQSKLTTLSFALAGDDVAEMPIRAFLQPTLEIYWCP, from the coding sequence ATCTAATTTGCAATTGCCGCAGGGCGTCAGCGCCCATGCGTTCAAAAGCCCGGTGCTGCTGGCCGAAGGCCTGGCACTGCAAGTGGCCAGGCAACTGAGCGAGGCGATCGATGCTCGAGGCACGGCCACGCTGGTGGTGTCCGGCGGGCGCAGTCCGGTGGCGTTTTTCCAGCACCTGGCCAAGCAGACGCTGGACTGGTCGAACGTGGTGGTCAGCCTGGCGGACGAGCGCTGGGTACCGGTTGAACATGCCGACAGCAATGCCGGTCTGCTCAAGCGTTACCTGTTGCAAGGCCCGGCGGCCAAGGCTCAGTTCCTGAGCCTGTACAGCGCCACCGCGAACCTGGAGCAAGCGGCCGAACAGGCTGATCGCCTGCTCGCCGAGCTGCCGACGATTGACGTGTTGGTGCTGGGCATGGGCGACGACGGCCACACCGCGTCGCTGTTCCCGAACAGCCCGAACCTGGCCGATGCCTTGAAAACCGACGGCAAGCGTCGTTGCTACCCGATGCTGGCGCCAACCGTGCCGCATCAGCGCCTGACCATGAGTCGTGCGCTGCTGGCCTCGGCCAAACACAAGATTCTGTCGATTTCCGGTCAGTCCAAGCTGACCACCCTGAGTTTCGCGCTGGCCGGTGACGATGTCGCCGAAATGCCGATCCGCGCGTTTCTGCAACCCACGTTAGAGATTTACTGGTGCCCATGA